One window from the genome of Moorena sp. SIOASIH encodes:
- a CDS encoding LuxR family transcriptional regulator yields MYTLTNTLEKSAPQVQQLDNGLLQGVLEGFIDGVLILNTQGELLHSNQTARVFCEQLTPNSKHFTVVPQEIWRVCQALKDSDEFYPDQSVIIDSEITTSHSTTFRIRARWLNLRISEQPYILVTLEDQRQSIHSIALAEVHKYGLTAREAEVWLLRRVNYSYKEIAAELFVTLNTVKKHMKNIRAKQQMAMIMEEMAA; encoded by the coding sequence ATGTATACTCTCACCAACACTCTAGAAAAATCCGCTCCTCAGGTGCAACAGTTAGACAATGGTCTACTGCAAGGAGTACTAGAAGGTTTTATTGACGGTGTTTTAATTCTGAATACACAAGGAGAGTTGCTTCATAGCAATCAAACCGCTCGTGTTTTTTGTGAGCAACTTACACCGAACAGCAAACATTTTACGGTGGTGCCTCAAGAAATCTGGCGTGTCTGCCAAGCCTTGAAAGACAGTGATGAATTCTATCCCGATCAATCTGTAATTATAGATTCAGAGATTACTACGAGTCACTCCACAACGTTTCGGATTCGGGCTCGATGGCTCAACCTGAGGATATCTGAGCAGCCTTATATTTTAGTTACCCTCGAAGACCAACGTCAATCCATTCATAGTATAGCCCTAGCTGAAGTTCACAAATATGGCTTAACTGCCCGTGAAGCAGAAGTCTGGTTACTGCGTCGAGTCAATTACTCCTACAAAGAGATTGCTGCGGAACTGTTTGTTACCCTCAATACCGTGAAGAAGCACATGAAAAACATTCGTGCCAAGCAGCAAATGGCGATGATAATGGAAGAAATGGCTGCTTAG